One segment of Engraulis encrasicolus isolate BLACKSEA-1 chromosome 7, IST_EnEncr_1.0, whole genome shotgun sequence DNA contains the following:
- the acer3 gene encoding alkaline ceramidase 3, giving the protein MAPPMDRLGYWGTPTSTLDWCEENYVVSFYIAEFWNTVSNLIMILPPIYGALQTLRSGLELRYVCSFLGLAAVGIGSWCFHMTLKYEMQLLDELPMIYSCCVFVYCLYECFKQENTINVMTICLLMLFSISVSLVYLQWKEPVFHQVMYGALVACLVIRAVFIVTWVYPWLRPLCYTSLGVFLLGFVLWNIDNLLCSSLRASRQALPVGVGVVTQFHAWWHLLTGFGSYLHILLSLQIRSTYLKHRPKVKFLYGVWPTLHIESPKTG; this is encoded by the exons ATGGCTCCTCCGATGGACAGGCTAGGATACTGGGGGACGCCAACATCTACACTTGACTGGTGTGAAGAGAACTATGTCGTGTCATTTTACATCGCAGAATTCT GGAACACGGTCAGTAATCTAATCATGATCCTGCCGCCCATCTATGGAGCCCTGCAGACTCTCCGCAGCGGCCTGGAGCTGCGCTACGTCTGCTCCTTCCTGGGACTCGCAG CGGTCGGCATTGGGTCCTGGTGCTTCCACATGACCCTGAAGTATGAAATGCAG TTACTAGATGAGCTGCCGATGATCTAcagctgctgtgtgtttgtatactgTTT ATATGAATGCTTCAAGCAAGAAAATACCATAAATGTTATGACAATATGCCTTTTGATGTTGTTCAGTATTTCAGTAAGTTTG GTTTACTTACAATGGAAAGAGCCTGTTTTTCATCAG gtcATGTACGGAGCTCTAGTAGCTTGCTTAGTTATACGGGCTGTTTTCATAGTTACATG ggtgtaTCCATGGCTCAGGCCGCTGTGCTACACATCCTTGGGCGTCTTCCTGCTGGGATTTGTTTTATGGAACATCGATAATCTACTTTGTAGTTCACTAAG GGCCTCTCGCCAAGCACTGCCCGTAGGAGTAGGAGTGGTCACCCAGTTTCACGCCTGGTGGCACCTCCTGACAGGCTTCGGCTCCTACCTGCACATTCTCCTCAG CCTCCAGATAAGGTCAACCTACCTCAAGCACAGACCAAAGGTTAAG TTCTTATATGGAGTTTGGCCAACACTGCACATCGAGTCTCCGAAGACGGGGTGA